Proteins co-encoded in one Kribbella solani genomic window:
- a CDS encoding nitroreductase/quinone reductase family protein has protein sequence MFRPFPRLREKRTLNDFTAALIAEYRANGGRLSGQFENSRLLLLTTTGARSGQQRTVLLAYYPDGERVLIIGSAGGSPKHPDWYHNLLAHPEVTVEDGAFTYTATAVVLQGAERDDVFARLVEADSGWGDYQQHTTRTLPVVALTRQPGPPPGGSLAEMLITIHNAFRRELSLVRNEVAASGTLGAQLRINCLTMCQGLHYHHTGESTGLFPALVAQHPELTEVVGVLQKEHDQIAVVLAELERLVEVSGADVLPQVDELIGQLTAHLDREEAELLPYL, from the coding sequence CTGTTTCGTCCCTTTCCACGACTCAGAGAGAAGCGAACCCTGAACGATTTCACCGCAGCACTCATCGCGGAGTACCGCGCGAACGGCGGCCGGCTCTCCGGCCAGTTCGAGAACTCCAGGTTGTTGCTTTTGACAACCACAGGCGCACGGTCCGGTCAGCAACGGACCGTGCTGCTCGCGTACTACCCCGACGGCGAGCGGGTACTGATCATCGGCTCGGCCGGCGGCAGCCCGAAGCACCCGGACTGGTACCACAACCTGCTCGCGCATCCCGAAGTCACCGTTGAGGACGGTGCCTTCACTTACACGGCCACGGCGGTCGTACTGCAAGGCGCCGAACGTGACGACGTCTTTGCCCGCCTCGTCGAGGCCGACTCCGGGTGGGGCGATTACCAGCAGCACACCACCCGTACGCTCCCGGTCGTCGCACTGACCCGGCAACCAGGCCCACCACCGGGCGGTTCGTTGGCCGAAATGCTCATTACCATCCACAACGCGTTCCGGCGCGAGCTTTCCCTCGTACGCAACGAGGTCGCGGCTTCGGGGACACTCGGCGCACAGCTCCGGATCAACTGCCTGACGATGTGCCAGGGCCTGCACTACCACCACACCGGTGAATCAACCGGACTGTTCCCGGCACTGGTTGCACAGCACCCGGAGCTGACCGAGGTGGTTGGCGTACTGCAGAAGGAGCACGACCAGATCGCAGTGGTACTGGCAGAGCTGGAGCGTTTGGTTGAGGTATCGGGTGCCGATGTGCTGCCACAGGTCGACGAGTTGATCGGACAGCTCAC
- a CDS encoding carbohydrate ABC transporter permease — protein MTSVSLPAAGAAKPPMLRGGRILLYVVLAAGAILMITPFVWMLLTAFKSNAEIAKFSWLPTELRWRNFVEAMQTAPFLRYFRNSLFIAVGETLFTLAVCTTAGYALAKLPLRGGKALLNYFIVLLTVPFQIILVPLFLIVKSVPLFGGNNIVGQGGIGWLNSWWGLIIPLGAAPLFTFLARQFYVSLPDQLAQAARVDGLGEFGIFWRIMTPLIKPALITIAVFQIEAAWNGFLWPLMITTSDEMRPLQLGLAIFSQNPAEIQWPYLMAGTALATLPMIVLFVFAQKRFVEGMANVGIKG, from the coding sequence ATGACTAGCGTCTCGTTGCCGGCGGCCGGTGCCGCGAAACCGCCGATGCTCCGGGGCGGCCGGATTCTGCTGTACGTCGTACTCGCCGCCGGCGCGATCCTGATGATCACGCCCTTCGTCTGGATGCTGCTGACCGCGTTCAAGAGCAACGCGGAGATCGCGAAGTTCAGCTGGCTGCCGACCGAACTGCGCTGGCGGAACTTCGTCGAGGCGATGCAGACCGCGCCGTTCCTGCGCTACTTCCGGAACAGCCTGTTCATCGCGGTCGGCGAGACGCTGTTCACGCTGGCGGTGTGTACGACGGCCGGGTACGCGCTGGCGAAACTGCCCCTGCGCGGCGGGAAGGCACTGCTGAACTACTTCATCGTGCTGCTGACGGTGCCGTTCCAGATCATCCTGGTGCCGTTGTTCCTGATCGTGAAGTCGGTGCCACTGTTCGGCGGCAACAACATCGTCGGCCAGGGCGGCATCGGCTGGCTCAACTCGTGGTGGGGCCTGATCATCCCGCTCGGCGCGGCGCCGCTGTTCACCTTCCTGGCCCGGCAGTTCTACGTCTCACTGCCGGATCAGCTGGCGCAGGCGGCGCGGGTGGACGGGCTGGGGGAGTTCGGGATCTTCTGGCGGATCATGACGCCGCTGATCAAGCCGGCCCTGATCACCATCGCGGTCTTCCAGATCGAGGCCGCCTGGAACGGATTCCTCTGGCCGTTGATGATCACCACATCCGACGAAATGCGGCCGCTGCAACTCGGGCTGGCGATCTTCTCGCAGAACCCGGCCGAGATCCAGTGGCCGTACCTGATGGCCGGGACCGCGCTGGCGACACTGCCGATGATCGTACTGTTCGTGTTCGCGCAGAAACGGTTCGTGGAAGGAATGGCGAACGTGGGGATCAAGGGCTGA
- a CDS encoding carbohydrate ABC transporter permease → MSTTLERPAAASTGKIAPAKGDRTLIRGQVRAGWTLLTPALLHSGIFIVVPVIAVLVLSLTDYSFGDSFEWVGFTNYTDLFRDPNFLASLWHTVLYAIVVIPISMAISLAVAIGLNQKIRGLGFFRTAFYIPTVTATVAVATIWLWIYNPGSGLANGFLSLFGFAPNRWLADPGTALPSLMVVGIWQGLGTKIIIYLAALQGVSRDLLESAQLDGAGRWQKFVNVTWPAIGPVQFFVLITSIVGTFQVFDLVYVMTQGGPGSSTRVLVMDIYQNAFQNLKLGYASAETVIMMIVIAIFIAAGRLLQKADTND, encoded by the coding sequence ATGAGTACAACTCTTGAACGTCCGGCGGCGGCGTCCACCGGCAAAATCGCGCCGGCCAAGGGCGACCGTACGCTGATCCGCGGCCAGGTCCGGGCCGGCTGGACGCTGCTCACGCCCGCGCTGCTGCACTCCGGCATCTTCATCGTCGTCCCGGTGATCGCGGTGCTGGTGCTCAGCCTGACCGACTACAGCTTCGGCGACTCGTTCGAATGGGTCGGTTTCACCAACTACACCGACCTGTTCCGCGATCCGAACTTCCTCGCGTCGCTGTGGCACACCGTGCTGTACGCGATCGTGGTGATCCCGATCTCGATGGCGATCTCGCTCGCGGTCGCGATCGGCCTGAACCAGAAGATCCGCGGCCTGGGCTTCTTCCGGACCGCGTTCTACATCCCGACCGTGACCGCGACGGTCGCCGTCGCCACCATCTGGCTGTGGATCTACAACCCGGGTTCCGGCCTGGCGAACGGGTTCCTCAGCCTGTTCGGCTTCGCGCCGAACCGCTGGCTGGCCGACCCGGGGACCGCGTTGCCGTCGCTGATGGTGGTCGGCATCTGGCAGGGCCTGGGTACCAAGATCATCATCTACCTGGCCGCGTTGCAGGGCGTCTCGCGGGATCTGCTCGAATCGGCGCAGCTGGACGGCGCCGGCCGGTGGCAGAAGTTCGTCAACGTCACCTGGCCGGCGATCGGCCCGGTTCAGTTCTTCGTACTGATCACGTCGATCGTCGGTACGTTCCAGGTGTTCGATCTGGTCTACGTGATGACGCAGGGCGGTCCGGGTTCGTCCACCCGGGTGCTGGTGATGGACATCTACCAGAACGCTTTCCAGAACCTGAAACTCGGCTACGCGTCCGCGGAAACCGTGATCATGATGATCGTGATCGCGATCTTCATCGCGGCCGGGCGCCTGCTCCAGAAGGCGGACACCAATGACTAG
- a CDS encoding extracellular solute-binding protein, with the protein MRHGVGLTVLAAALSLLVGSCGNGVIDKNTDGVPPAEATGTLRVLIPSFPPSTKGRDAFQKVVDDFQQTYPKMKVEPDFATYKNLNEKLSTSIAAGIPYDVVVTGVGWIQPFASKRIFEDLGKYGVTPDVIKEKSTAALIPAATYDGKLYAYPLIADARAVALRKSAFIEAGLDPDKPPASLAEIKVAAEKLTKRDKSGNITRTGFDLNSATGFRQSFVTFLASTGTPLYVKGEPNFDNKAGLDTLLWIKSMINNVQPYGQTNAAQQPLVLTGEAAMGIVNGGVDCSADGIGQKNCDDLKFFRFNSGKEIEYVGGDLASIGSRSRHKEAAWSFIQTLTKPATLDAIAKLNKKVPAYKDAGNSPAAKSNPLSQFVADGLVYAANENEVPANWLEMRGNFDIQLTQAVLGQKDPAKVLHNLAGQSR; encoded by the coding sequence GTGAGACATGGTGTGGGACTGACCGTGCTGGCGGCTGCGCTCAGCCTGCTGGTCGGCAGTTGCGGCAACGGGGTGATCGACAAGAACACCGACGGCGTACCGCCGGCCGAGGCGACCGGGACGCTGCGGGTCCTGATCCCGTCCTTCCCGCCCAGTACGAAGGGCCGGGACGCGTTCCAGAAGGTTGTGGACGACTTCCAGCAGACCTATCCGAAGATGAAGGTCGAGCCGGACTTCGCGACGTACAAGAACCTGAACGAGAAGCTGTCCACGTCGATCGCGGCCGGCATCCCGTACGACGTGGTGGTCACCGGGGTCGGCTGGATCCAGCCGTTCGCGTCGAAGCGGATCTTCGAGGACCTCGGCAAGTACGGCGTGACGCCGGACGTGATCAAGGAGAAGAGCACGGCCGCGCTGATCCCGGCCGCCACGTACGACGGCAAGCTGTACGCGTACCCGCTGATCGCCGACGCCCGCGCCGTCGCGCTCCGCAAGAGCGCGTTCATCGAGGCCGGCCTGGACCCGGACAAGCCGCCGGCGTCGCTGGCCGAGATCAAGGTCGCGGCGGAGAAACTGACCAAGCGGGACAAGAGCGGCAACATCACCCGCACCGGGTTCGACCTCAACTCGGCGACCGGATTCCGGCAGTCGTTCGTCACCTTCCTCGCCTCGACCGGCACGCCGCTGTACGTGAAGGGCGAACCGAACTTCGACAACAAGGCAGGCCTCGACACGCTGCTGTGGATCAAGTCGATGATCAACAACGTCCAGCCGTACGGGCAGACGAACGCGGCGCAGCAGCCGCTCGTACTGACCGGTGAGGCCGCGATGGGCATCGTCAACGGTGGTGTGGACTGCTCCGCCGACGGCATCGGGCAGAAGAACTGCGACGACCTGAAGTTCTTCCGCTTCAACAGCGGCAAGGAGATCGAGTACGTCGGTGGTGACCTGGCCTCGATCGGATCACGCAGCCGGCACAAGGAAGCCGCCTGGTCGTTCATCCAGACCCTGACCAAACCGGCCACGCTGGACGCGATCGCCAAGCTGAACAAGAAGGTCCCGGCCTACAAGGACGCCGGCAACTCACCGGCGGCGAAGTCGAATCCGCTCAGCCAGTTCGTCGCCGACGGCCTGGTGTACGCGGCCAACGAGAACGAAGTGCCGGCCAACTGGCTGGAGATGCGCGGCAACTTCGACATCCAGCTCACCCAGGCCGTCCTCGGACAGAAGGACCCGGCGAAAGTGCTGCACAACCTGGCAGGACAGTCCCGATGA
- a CDS encoding substrate-binding domain-containing protein translates to MLAQERHELILRSLRRHGRLRVTDLVTELGVSAITVRRDLAELDSAGLLRRVHGGAIGTAGAEQGTPGSRQTIGIVVPSAAAYYSDVIRGAEAMAARYDTRLVLGVSGYDATTELERIDKVLGIGVGGLLISTALGDGAADRIGSRLDDVDVPVVLMERAFGFPHVAREYDHVRTDHAYGAMLALRHFAALGHRRIAINLQATVTAYWLRRGIETAAKALGVEIFLSPVDLPMRGDDPGAVAQLDAFLAECEAFGSRAVLIHSDEHGARLVERAMELGLRVPEDLAVIAYNDVTAALAVVPLTAVCPPRYALGETACDLLIRKLQGGPASIQHLSLLPTLNIRTSCGAVEESPAEISVG, encoded by the coding sequence ATGCTTGCACAGGAGCGCCATGAGCTGATCCTGCGCAGCCTACGGCGGCACGGGCGGCTTCGGGTGACCGATCTGGTCACCGAGCTCGGCGTCTCCGCGATCACCGTACGCCGCGACCTGGCCGAACTGGACTCGGCCGGCCTGCTCCGCCGGGTGCACGGCGGCGCGATCGGTACCGCCGGCGCCGAGCAGGGTACGCCGGGCAGCCGGCAGACGATCGGCATCGTCGTACCGAGCGCGGCCGCGTACTACTCCGACGTGATCCGCGGCGCCGAGGCGATGGCCGCCCGGTACGACACGCGCCTGGTGCTCGGCGTGTCCGGGTACGACGCGACCACCGAGCTCGAACGGATCGACAAGGTGCTCGGGATCGGCGTCGGCGGCCTGCTGATCAGCACCGCGCTCGGCGACGGCGCCGCGGACCGGATCGGTTCCCGGCTGGACGACGTCGACGTACCGGTGGTGCTGATGGAGCGCGCGTTCGGCTTCCCCCATGTCGCGCGCGAATACGACCACGTGCGTACGGACCACGCGTACGGCGCGATGCTCGCCCTCCGTCATTTCGCTGCCCTCGGTCATCGCCGGATCGCGATCAACCTGCAGGCCACGGTCACCGCGTACTGGCTGCGCCGCGGTATCGAGACCGCCGCGAAGGCACTTGGCGTCGAGATCTTCCTGTCGCCCGTCGACCTGCCGATGCGCGGCGACGACCCCGGCGCGGTCGCCCAGCTGGACGCGTTTCTGGCCGAGTGCGAGGCGTTCGGCAGCCGCGCGGTCCTGATCCACTCCGACGAGCATGGCGCCCGCCTGGTCGAACGCGCGATGGAGCTCGGTCTGCGCGTACCGGAGGACCTTGCCGTGATCGCGTACAACGACGTCACCGCCGCGCTCGCCGTCGTTCCGCTGACCGCGGTCTGCCCGCCGCGGTACGCCCTCGGTGAAACCGCGTGCGACCTGCTGATCCGCAAACTGCAGGGCGGTCCCGCGTCGATTCAGCACCTGAGCCTGCTGCCCACGCTGAACATCCGGACCTCCTGCGGCGCGGTCGAAGAGTCACCCGCTGAGATTTCCGTCGGATAG
- a CDS encoding DUF624 domain-containing protein: MPNTSRTNTVLAKLSVAGDLLMLQLVFLVISFGILTMFPAAFALQRVLPDAISQERPKLLRRFFREFRWAMKRFWLSGFGLYAGGLMLAFGISFWAYASGPMRVVALAVLIPLAGMVLGLYLSGLAILPDAPVESTLKTLFRSATTFLMGRPLPVAGGVVVLLTWFALASQLPTLLFAGSGLVPALTAYALGRTRREKTSADVSI; the protein is encoded by the coding sequence GTGCCGAACACCAGCCGGACGAACACGGTGCTGGCGAAGCTGTCGGTTGCCGGTGACCTGCTGATGCTGCAACTGGTGTTCCTGGTGATCAGCTTCGGCATCCTGACCATGTTCCCGGCCGCGTTCGCGCTCCAGCGGGTGCTGCCGGATGCGATCAGCCAGGAGCGGCCGAAGCTGTTGCGGCGGTTCTTCCGGGAGTTCCGCTGGGCGATGAAGCGGTTCTGGCTGTCCGGGTTCGGTCTGTACGCCGGCGGGCTGATGCTGGCGTTCGGCATCTCGTTCTGGGCGTACGCCTCCGGGCCGATGCGAGTTGTCGCGCTGGCTGTACTGATACCGCTGGCCGGGATGGTCCTGGGGCTCTACTTGAGCGGTCTGGCCATCCTGCCGGACGCACCGGTGGAGTCGACGCTCAAAACGCTCTTCCGGTCAGCCACTACGTTCCTGATGGGCAGACCGCTTCCGGTGGCTGGTGGAGTGGTCGTACTGCTCACCTGGTTCGCCCTGGCGTCGCAGCTGCCCACACTGCTGTTTGCCGGTTCCGGACTGGTGCCCGCACTCACGGCGTACGCGCTGGGACGGACGCGGCGCGAAAAAACTTCGGCGGACGTGTCAATCTGA
- a CDS encoding MFS transporter translates to MYATTDTLATTPATQGGRSRWLALYTLCAGMLMIVLDVTVVNVALPAIQDDLHFTSSSLAWVVNAYLIAFGGLLLLAGRLGDLLGRRNVFTAGLIVFTAASVLCGLARTQELLVIARFIQGVGGALTSAVILGMIVTLFPEPREQAKAIGMYAFVASAGGSIGLLAGGVLTQAISWHWIFFVNLPLGVLTTVLAVKLIEKDKGLGLARGTDVPGAVLITGALMVGVFTIVKPAAELGWTAPRTLLLAAVTLVLLAGFIVREATAATPLVPLRIFRSRTLTGANLIQALSSSGMFGIFFLGSLYLQRVLGYDALEIGLAFLPTTLLMGLLSVRYSEKLVMRFGPRRPLIAGLSLIVVGLALFTQAPVGGNYFIHVLPVLALLGLGGGICFPALMGLSMADVKPEDAGLASGLIGTMGEVGAALGLAILATLSATHTAASPKSPLQALTDGYHFSFAIAALIVAASVAIALTVMRPKPQPEPTTTEDLICEAA, encoded by the coding sequence ATGTACGCGACGACCGACACCCTGGCGACCACGCCGGCCACGCAGGGCGGCCGCTCGCGCTGGCTGGCTCTCTACACGCTGTGCGCGGGCATGTTGATGATCGTGCTCGACGTGACCGTGGTGAACGTGGCCCTACCGGCCATTCAGGACGACCTCCACTTCACCAGCTCCTCCCTTGCCTGGGTGGTGAACGCGTACCTGATCGCATTCGGCGGCCTGCTCCTGCTGGCCGGCCGTCTGGGCGACCTGCTCGGCCGACGGAACGTCTTCACCGCCGGACTGATCGTTTTCACCGCCGCCTCCGTGCTGTGCGGGCTGGCGCGGACCCAGGAGCTGCTGGTGATCGCCCGGTTCATCCAGGGCGTCGGCGGTGCACTGACCTCCGCGGTCATCCTGGGCATGATCGTGACCCTGTTCCCCGAACCGCGCGAGCAGGCCAAGGCGATCGGCATGTACGCGTTCGTCGCATCGGCCGGTGGCTCGATCGGTCTGCTCGCCGGTGGCGTACTTACTCAGGCCATCAGCTGGCACTGGATCTTCTTCGTCAACCTGCCGCTCGGCGTACTGACGACCGTACTGGCCGTCAAGTTGATCGAGAAGGACAAGGGCCTCGGACTGGCGCGCGGGACCGACGTACCGGGTGCTGTGCTGATCACTGGTGCGCTGATGGTTGGTGTGTTCACCATCGTCAAGCCAGCCGCCGAGCTGGGCTGGACCGCGCCGCGTACGTTGCTGCTGGCTGCTGTGACGCTGGTGCTACTGGCCGGCTTCATCGTGCGAGAGGCCACTGCGGCCACACCGCTGGTGCCGCTGCGGATCTTCCGCTCCCGCACCCTGACCGGCGCCAACCTGATCCAGGCACTGTCCAGCTCCGGGATGTTCGGGATCTTCTTCCTCGGGTCGCTGTACCTGCAGCGCGTACTCGGCTATGACGCACTGGAGATCGGACTGGCGTTCCTGCCGACCACACTGCTGATGGGGCTGCTCTCGGTTCGGTACTCCGAGAAGCTGGTGATGCGCTTCGGCCCGCGGCGCCCGCTGATCGCCGGCCTGTCGCTGATCGTGGTCGGACTGGCACTGTTCACGCAGGCACCGGTTGGTGGCAACTACTTCATCCACGTGTTGCCCGTACTGGCTCTGCTGGGTCTTGGTGGAGGTATCTGCTTCCCCGCGCTGATGGGACTGTCGATGGCTGATGTGAAGCCCGAGGACGCCGGTTTGGCATCCGGCCTGATCGGCACCATGGGCGAGGTAGGCGCCGCCCTCGGCCTCGCCATCCTGGCCACCCTCTCAGCCACCCACACCGCCGCCAGCCCCAAGTCCCCCCTCCAGGCACTAACGGACGGCTACCACTTCTCCTTCGCCATCGCAGCCCTCATCGTCGCCGCCTCAGTAGCCATCGCCCTCACCGTAATGCGCCCAAAGCCCCAACCCGAGCCAACCACCACCGAAGACCTCATCTGCGAAGCCGCCTAA
- a CDS encoding Tex family protein, which produces MQSIEQRIAGELEVGDNQVRAAVALLDEGSTVPFIARYRKEVTGMLDDAQLRTIEERLRYLRELEERRQTVLDSIESQGKLDDALKAQILAADTKSRLEDIYLPYKPKRRTKAMIARENGLEPLADGLMADPDVEPFAAAAVFVNAEVPDPQAALDGARAILVERFAEDADLIGELRERLWSQGRLASAVREGKETDGAKFSDYFDFDEPFTKMPSHRILALFRGEKEDVLTITVEPLPAGVEADGPTEYESTIARKVGIENQGRAADKWLVETVRWAWRTKILVHLGIDLRMRLRQVAEDEAIRVFAANLRDLLLAAPAGTRATMGLDPGFRTGVKVAIVDATGKVVNTGVIYPHVPQNQWDKSIATLAALAAAHHVDLIAIGNGTASRETDKLAAELIAKHPELKLTKAVVSEAGASVYSASAFASQELPGMDVSLRGAVSIARRLQDPLAELVKIDPKSIGVGQYQHDLPENSLSRSLDAVVEDCVNAVGVDLNTASAPLLTRVSGITPGLADNIVLHRDQNGPFKSRTALKDVARLGPKAFEQAAGFLRIPDGDDPLDASSVHPESYPVVRRILDATGSDVKALVGSAELKRLKAADFVDDMFGLPTVTDILAELEKPGRDPRPAFKTAVFAEGVDKIADLKPGMRLEGQVTNVAAFGAFIDIGVHQDGLAHVSALSKNYVKDPREVVKPGDIVTVKVLEVDIPRNRISLTLRMEDEPSTTSGRPNQGNRSQSNRPNRGTDARGAGGRGDGRGADGRGGRGSDGNRGAAGRGADGNRGAGGGTDGNRGTGGRSSDGGRGGRGGSGGRGGSGGPGGRGSGGQSDTPMDETSLADAFRKAGFTVR; this is translated from the coding sequence GTGCAGTCGATCGAGCAGCGGATCGCCGGCGAGCTGGAGGTCGGTGACAACCAGGTACGAGCGGCGGTGGCGTTGCTCGACGAGGGGTCGACGGTCCCGTTCATCGCGCGGTACCGCAAGGAAGTCACCGGGATGCTGGACGATGCCCAGCTCCGGACCATCGAGGAACGGCTGCGGTACCTGCGGGAGCTCGAGGAGCGCCGGCAGACCGTGCTGGACTCGATCGAGAGCCAGGGCAAGCTGGATGACGCGCTGAAGGCGCAGATCCTCGCCGCGGACACGAAGTCCCGGCTGGAGGACATCTACCTGCCGTACAAACCGAAGCGCCGGACCAAGGCGATGATCGCCCGCGAGAACGGTCTGGAACCGCTCGCCGACGGCCTGATGGCGGACCCGGACGTCGAGCCGTTCGCGGCCGCGGCGGTGTTCGTGAACGCCGAGGTGCCGGACCCGCAGGCCGCGCTGGACGGCGCCCGCGCGATCCTGGTCGAGCGGTTCGCCGAGGACGCCGACCTGATCGGTGAGCTGCGTGAGCGGCTCTGGTCACAGGGCCGGCTGGCGTCCGCGGTGCGCGAGGGCAAGGAGACCGACGGCGCGAAGTTCTCGGACTACTTCGACTTCGACGAGCCGTTCACCAAGATGCCGTCGCACCGGATTCTCGCGCTGTTCCGCGGCGAGAAGGAGGACGTGCTGACGATCACCGTCGAGCCGCTGCCCGCGGGCGTGGAAGCCGACGGACCGACCGAGTACGAGTCGACCATCGCCCGCAAGGTCGGCATCGAGAACCAGGGCCGCGCCGCCGACAAGTGGCTGGTCGAGACGGTGCGCTGGGCGTGGCGTACGAAGATCCTGGTGCACCTCGGCATCGACCTGCGGATGCGGCTGCGCCAGGTCGCCGAGGACGAGGCGATCCGGGTCTTCGCGGCGAACCTGCGCGACCTGCTGCTGGCCGCGCCGGCCGGCACCCGCGCCACCATGGGCCTCGACCCGGGCTTCCGGACCGGCGTGAAGGTCGCCATCGTGGACGCGACCGGCAAGGTGGTCAACACCGGCGTCATCTACCCGCACGTCCCGCAGAACCAGTGGGACAAGTCGATCGCCACCCTGGCCGCGCTGGCGGCCGCGCACCACGTCGACCTGATTGCCATCGGCAACGGTACGGCGTCGCGCGAGACCGACAAGCTGGCCGCGGAGCTGATCGCCAAACACCCGGAGCTGAAGCTGACCAAGGCGGTCGTGTCGGAGGCCGGAGCGTCCGTGTACTCGGCGTCCGCCTTCGCGTCCCAGGAGCTGCCCGGGATGGATGTTTCGCTGCGCGGCGCAGTCTCGATCGCACGCCGGCTGCAGGATCCGCTGGCCGAGCTGGTGAAGATCGACCCGAAGTCGATCGGCGTCGGTCAGTACCAGCACGACCTCCCGGAGAACTCGCTGTCCCGCTCCCTCGACGCGGTCGTCGAGGACTGCGTGAACGCGGTCGGCGTCGACCTGAACACCGCGTCCGCGCCGCTCCTCACCCGGGTCTCCGGAATCACGCCGGGCCTGGCCGACAACATCGTCCTGCACCGCGACCAGAACGGTCCGTTCAAGTCCCGTACGGCGCTGAAGGATGTCGCCCGGCTCGGCCCGAAGGCGTTCGAGCAGGCGGCCGGGTTCCTCCGGATTCCCGACGGTGACGACCCGCTGGACGCGTCGAGCGTGCACCCGGAGTCGTACCCGGTGGTCCGCCGGATCCTGGACGCGACCGGGTCGGACGTGAAGGCGCTGGTCGGCTCGGCCGAGCTGAAGCGGCTGAAGGCGGCGGACTTCGTCGACGACATGTTCGGCCTGCCGACCGTCACCGACATCCTGGCCGAGCTCGAGAAGCCGGGCCGCGACCCCCGCCCGGCCTTCAAGACCGCCGTCTTCGCCGAAGGCGTGGACAAGATCGCCGACCTGAAACCTGGGATGCGCCTGGAAGGCCAGGTCACGAACGTTGCCGCTTTCGGGGCGTTCATCGACATCGGCGTACACCAGGACGGGTTGGCGCACGTGTCAGCCTTGTCGAAGAACTACGTGAAGGACCCCCGCGAGGTGGTCAAGCCCGGCGACATCGTGACCGTGAAGGTCCTCGAGGTCGACATCCCCCGGAACCGCATCTCCCTGACCCTCCGAATGGAAGACGAGCCCAGCACCACCTCCGGCCGCCCCAACCAGGGCAACCGCTCCCAGTCCAACCGCCCCAACCGCGGCACCGACGCACGCGGCGCGGGCGGACGCGGCGATGGACGCGGTGCCGACGGTCGCGGCGGCCGCGGGTCTGACGGCAACCGCGGCGCGGCTGGTCGCGGTGCCGACGGCAATCGTGGCGCGGGTGGCGGTACCGACGGCAATCGCGGCACGGGCGGACGCAGCTCCGACGGCGGCCGCGGCGGACGCGGCGGTTCAGGCGGCCGTGGTGGATCGGGCGGTCCGGGCGGACGCGGCTCCGGCGGCCAGTCCGACACCCCCATGGACGAAACCTCCCTCGCCGACGCCTTCCGCAAGGCAGGCTTCACCGTCCGCTAA
- a CDS encoding heavy-metal-associated domain-containing protein gives MTTETKTFHVLGMTCAHCVRFITEELQTVPGITTIAIDLPTGKLTITTDRPITPTKIQTAVEAAGYTLKAPGSAPAHAV, from the coding sequence ATGACGACCGAGACGAAAACCTTCCACGTACTGGGCATGACCTGCGCCCACTGCGTCCGCTTCATCACCGAAGAGCTGCAAACCGTCCCCGGCATCACCACGATCGCCATCGACCTACCCACCGGCAAACTAACCATCACCACCGACCGCCCCATCACCCCCACCAAAATCCAAACCGCAGTAGAAGCCGCCGGCTACACCCTCAAAGCCCCCGGAAGCGCGCCTGCCCACGCCGTGTGA
- a CDS encoding nuclear transport factor 2 family protein, translating to MSKLTPPRTAPAAPPTVGSGAEVGAWTPTNPNAAAPEFIADFYESFTREVVAGGDAGTVVDRYFAPGITQIADGITLDRQRLIDHLHPVRKNLTGCRYEVHEALRSGDQLAAHFTIHAELRHTRTISTEVFLFGELTPDNRFRHTTQSTRELKPQPTDPSTA from the coding sequence ATGTCAAAATTAACTCCTCCACGGACAGCACCCGCGGCGCCGCCGACGGTCGGTTCCGGCGCGGAAGTGGGCGCCTGGACGCCGACCAACCCCAACGCCGCCGCACCCGAGTTCATCGCGGACTTCTACGAATCCTTCACCCGCGAGGTGGTCGCGGGCGGCGACGCCGGCACGGTCGTCGACCGGTACTTCGCCCCCGGCATCACCCAGATCGCCGACGGCATCACCCTCGACCGCCAGCGCCTGATCGACCACCTACACCCGGTCCGAAAAAACCTCACCGGCTGCCGGTACGAGGTACACGAGGCCCTCCGCTCCGGCGATCAACTGGCCGCCCACTTCACCATCCACGCCGAACTACGGCACACCCGAACCATCTCCACCGAAGTCTTCCTCTTCGGCGAACTGACCCCCGACAACCGCTTCCGCCACACCACCCAGTCCACCCGCGAACTAAAACCCCAACCCACCGATCCGAGCACGGCATGA